The [Eubacterium] eligens ATCC 27750 genome segment AAACAAAATAACAGGAACATGCATATGATCTATAATCATAGCATGAGTTATTGTGAGCATATTCTTTTTTGAATACCAGAATGTATTCCAGTAAACCATTACTCCTATAAATGCATACAAAAAAATTGATATATCAAATCTTAAATCTATTATCTTATATATGAATACACATTTAATAAGTATAATAATTGCCAAACCTGCTGCCATAACAATATATCTTCCCCAGTAAGCCCCTGGTATATGTATACATTTTATAACTAATACAGCAATTATACATGCTGTTATAATCATGCTCATAACAGCATGTATGCCAAACCACAATTCCCCTTCATATCCAAGTACATATATTCCGTCACATTTTACCAGACTGTACTTAACAGCAATTTCATTAAATATATTCGCAATAAATACAACAGAATCAATTATTGCAATTACAAAAGCCGCAATTGTCATTACTTTAGTTACCTTATTGCTTATTCTTGCAAATTCTGTTGTATATATAAAAAGTGAAACAAGCAGAAAATCCTGTGCAGCCATCATAATACTTGTAGCCGCAGACATTACATTATAATTATCTGTCATGAAATTCACAGAATAACTCACAATACATATCATTGCAAGGGCCAGCAAGACTATTACATACCTTCTCATTCTGTCCTTCTCCTGATATGTCTTAACCATCACAAATCCTACAATCATTGCTGCAATTACATACAATAACAGATATACCATGTTCATTATTTTATCCCCCAAAATACGCTTTTAGCATATAAAGAGATTTTAACATTTAATTATGTGTTACTCAACTAAAAAATCTCCGTCAGACAAATCATCCGACGGAGGTTCTTAATCTCTAATATCATTTACTTAACTGCTGTTACCTTATAATCCTTATCTTCCACAGCCTTCTTTAATACATCATTATCAACTTCCTTAGAAAGTGTAACAACTGCTGTTCCGTTCTCATGACTTACAACTGCCTCTGTAACTCCATCAACAGCCTCAAGTGCCTTCTTAACTGCAGCTTCACAGTGTCCACACATCATACCCTCAATATTCATAGTCTTTGTCATAGCCATGTCTCCTTTTGTCGTTTTATTTTTATTTTTGCGAGACTTTTTCTTATAAATGTGGTCTTTTCCTGTATCATATATCTTTATAAGATTAAGTCTTAATGCATTAGTTACTACGCAGAAGCTTGATAAGCTCATAGCTGCTGCACCAAACATTGGATTAAGTGTCCAGCCAAATACTGGTATCCACACACCTGCTGCAAGTGGAATTCCTATACAGTTATAGAAGAATGCCCAGAACAGATTCTCATGTATGTTGGTAAGTGTCCTCTTTGAAAGTCTTATAGCAGCAGGAACATCTGATAATCTGCTCTTCATAAGAACTATATCCGCCGCATCTATAGCAACATCTGTACCGGCTCCGATTGCAATACCAATATCAGCTCTTGTAAGTGCAGGTGCATCATTAATGCCATCACCTACCATTATAACACTTCCCTGCTCCTTAAGTCTTGCTATTTCTTTTTCTTTTCCTTCAGGAAGAACACCTGCAATAACCTCATCAACTCCGGCAAGCTTTCCTATTGCTTTCGCGCTTCTTTCATTATCTCCGGTAATCATTACAACCCTTATTCCCATGTTCTGAAGTTCTTTAATAGCATGTGGGCTGTCTTTCTTAATCGTATCTGCAACAGCGATTATTCCCATAAGTTCATTATCTCTTGCAAAGAAAAGCGGTGTCTTTCCTTCTGATGATAAATCGTCAGCCTTGTTTCTTAAATCATCAGAGACATTACAATATTCTGAAATGAACTTAAGATTACCGCCTGCCACTACATTTGTATCAAGCATTCCCTTAAGTCCGTTACCGGCAACAACCTTAAAACCAGTCACTTCCTCTGCAAATGAATTCTTATCGCCACTCTCTTCAACATAATTAACAACTGCTTTTGCTAGTGGGTGTTCACTTTTTCTTTCAAGCCCATATGCTATAGTAAGAAGCTCATTCTGTAAGATTCCATCACCTGTTATAATATCTGTAACCTTGGGTTCCCCCTCTGTAATAGTACCAGTCTTATCGAGTGCAACTATCTGCATCTTTCCTGTCTGCTCTAAAGAAATAGCGGTCTTGAACATAATTCCGTTCTTTGCACCAACTCCGTTACCAACCATAATCGCAACCGGAGTGGCAAGTCCTAACGCACAAGGACAGCTTATTACAAGCACTGAGATTCCTCTCGCAAGTGCAAATCCTAAGTCCTTGCCACATAACAGCCATACTATTGTTGTTATAACTGCTATTGTTATAACTGCAGGTACAAATACTCCCGAAACTTTATCAGCAATCTTTGCAATAGGTGCTTTTGTTGCAGCCGCGTCACTCACCATCTGTATTATCTTGGAAAGTGTTGTATCTTCTCCAACTCTTGTCGCCCTACACTTTATATATCCTGATGTATTAAGTGTTGCTGCACTTACCTGATCCCCCTCCTGTTTATCAACAGGAATACTCTCACCTGTAAGAGCTGATTCATTAACTGCCGTGTTACCTTCAATGATCACACCATCTACAGGTATATTCTCACCTGGTCTTACAATAAATATATCACCTGTCATGACCTGTTCAACAGGGACGCATGTTTCCTGCCCATCTGCATAAAGTACTGCCGTCTTGGCAGCAAGCTTCATAAGACTCTTTAATGCATCGGTTGTCTTTCCCTTTGAGCGGGCTTCAAGCATTTTTCCTACTGTTATAAGTGTAAGAATCATAGCCGCTGACTCAAAATAGAATTCATCCATATAGTGCATTACACCTGCCATATCACCTCTCACCTGACAGTCTGTCATGGCAAAAAGTGCATATGTACTCCACACAAATGCTGCTCCTGAACCAAGCGCAACAAGTGTGTCCATATTAGGTGAACGATGTAACAATCCCTTGAAGCCACTTATGAAGAAATGCTGATTAATAACCATTATTATTATTGTAAGCAGCATTTGTATAAGGCCCATGGCCACATGATTTCCTTCAAGCACTGATGGAAGCGGCCAGCCCCACATCATATGTCCCATACTGAAATACATAAGCACAATAAGAAATATAACTGAAGCTGTTAATCTCTTCTTTAAAACTGGGGTTGTCTTATCTGCCAGCGCATCTTCCTGCTCCTGCATTGAAGGACTGCTGTTCTTTGCCCCCTTAACTGATGCACCATATCCCGCAGCTTCCACAGCTTTAATGATTACATCTGTGGGTGCAGTTCCCTCAACACCCATCGAATTAGTAAGAAGACTTACTGAACAGCTTTCCACTCCAGGCACTTTGCTGACAGCCTTCTCGACTCTCGCCTGACACGCTGCACAGCTCATTCCTGTAACATTGTACTGTTCCATATCGCACTACACCTCCATGCGGTTAGTTGTTATTCCTGTAACTTTAAAATCAAGTCTCTCAATTGCAATTCTTATATCAGCGTCATCGATTTCTCTGTCAACTTCAATTGTTGCCTGCTTCTTCTTAAGATTAACCTGGCATGAAGCACCATCAATCTTATTAACAGATCTCTCAATACTATTCTTGCAGTTTTCACAATGCATGCCTTCAATATCAACAGTCTTGACAGCAATTACAGGATTATCAAGAATCTTCTTCTCTTCTGGAACAGTATCTCCACCACCGCCACAGCAGCCGCCTTCACCTTTCATATGCTTAACACTGCTTATCACTGCGATTACTACTATTACTGCTAATATTCCAATTATTATAGCTGTTCCCATATTATGTATCTCCTTTTATAATTCTTATCGCATGAATTTGCCAATTGTCTTAACAAGCTCTTCTACTGTATCGTCCTTGCCTTCTTTAATATCACGGACTACACAGCTCTTGATATGATTATCTAAGAGCACCTTCGTAAAACTGTTAAGCGCTGACTGGGCTGCCGATACCTGATTAAGAATGTCAATACAGTATGCGTCCTTCTCGACCATTCCCTTAATTCCTCTTATCTGACCTTCAATTCTGCTAAGTCTGTTACAGAGGTCTTTATATTCCTTGGCATCACGTTCTTTTGTCTTATGACAGCAACATTCTTTTTCCATTATTCCTCCTTAGTCTGATTATTATATTCTGTGCCTGATAAACGCTTTATTATATTTATCTATTGTGGATGTAACATACCCTGGTAGGGTATATCTCATTTACATGATGTATAATATACCCTATGTGGGTATATGTCAACAGGAATTATTAATTCTTGTCATTCACTACTTAGAATAAGTCACAGCCTCACTGTTCTCATCATAATCAAACACGCCATCATTCTTTTCTTCAAGTGCCTTGATGATGTGATATGTATATTCGTTATATGGTGTAGCAATTCCAAGTTCTTTTCCCATACGCATCATTGTGCCGGAGAACATATCTATCTCTGTATGTCTGCCTGCATCAATGTCCTGCAGTGTTGAATATCTTGCTGTTGGCGGAACAGCACTTCCACGGCTTGATGTACCTGCGCATCTGCTCATATCAATGCCTTTTGCAAGAGCAACTGCTTCAACCTCCTTACGTAATCCTTCGCTGATTGCTTTCATATGCTCACTGTCTGTATAGCAGCCAACACCTGCTCCAATAATAGCCTGTGGAAGATTGTTACAGATGTTAAGTCTATACTTGCTCCATATCTCTTCTTTGATACAGTCAGTCACTCTGTAATTAAGTCCTGTTCCATCAAATAAATCTCTTATTGCCGCAACTCTCTCACTCTCAAATGGTGCAGCTTCCTCGCCATATATAATGCCTATTGTAGTCTCAGGATTGAACACATATTCCTTTTCTTCGCGGTGTGACGCCACCTTTATAAGTGAATAAATGATATGTGATTTATCTATCTTAGTAGATATTATCTCTTCACTGTCAACGCCGTTCATAAGGCTCATGACAATTGTATTCTCACTGACAACTTCCTTAATATCATCTAATGCACCTGCAAGTGCGCCATACTTTAATGACACAATAAGAAGGTCAACACCCTTTGCCTCCTCAGGTGTCAATACCTCCGGGTGGTATGTCTTCCCATTAATTAAGCAGCCCTCTGCCTTAAGTCTTTCCGCTCTTTCACCCTTTGCAATAACGCTTAAACTTATATCCTTCTTTTCTGAAAGTCCCCATATAACATAAGAGCCAACTGCTCCTGCTCCAAATACTGCCACTGATTTTATCTTCATATACATTTTCCTCTCAATCTTTGTAATTTCTTCAAATATATATACACTTCCCTTCTTTCCGCGTCAAATGCTTTTATCTTCCTACAATATCGCCCTCTTCAAAATCGTAAGTCAGCTTCTTTCCATATGCCATGACATATGCAGCACATTTCTGCTCATAGTCTGTGTGCTGCATTCTTAAGCTTGCCGTTCTTTCATCAAGCTGTCTGTCCGGATATATTACTGGCAGGACATGTACCCTGAATGTGTGCAAATGTATACTTTTAACCTGCTGTTCAACAAACAGCGAAATCACCGGCACATTAAACTTTACCGCATACAGATATGCACCTCTTTTGCATGGACGGGGCTTCCGATAATTAAACCACATTTCCTGCTCAGGATATATAAGCACAAGTTTGTTTTCATCAAGTGCATTCTCAATCTGATTAGGAAACTCAGTTTCCATAAACCATTTCAGGCTGCTTACGGGCATTGTGTCGGCATATTTTTGCATATACCCGACAAAACCTTTCATTGCAAGGTTAGAATCTTGATTAACAATACTTATTCTTCTGAATCCAGCTTTTCTCATTGCAAACCTGACAATTGCAGGGTCTAACGGGCTGAAATGATTGCATGTTACAATCGCAGGACCTCTGATTCCAGAAAGATTCTCAAGTCCGTCAACTTGTGTTATAAGCCCCACCGCAGAAGTCCCGGCATGAAATATAGCTTCTGCAATATATTTCTTCACACAAAAACCATATGCTGTGCGGTAATCAATATAATGTCTTAGTAATGCTTCTTTATCTTCGCGTAACAGCTTAGGGTCTCCCGGCTCAACCTTTGAATTCAACTGATTAAGGCTTACAGCCGTCCTAATATTTTCATAGACCTGCTCCCTATCACCAATCATATCTCCTCCGACATAATTTATTTTGCAGCATCACTGCTATCCTTCACGAAACCACTATCCACAACAAATCTGCTTCCCACAACATCAGAAAACTTAACCCCATCACCGTCCGCAATATTCTCAGCCCTTGCAAGAAGCTTCTTTAAATTCTCACGGTCAGCTTTCTTTTCATTATCCCCATACTGCTTGCGCTGTTTAATCAGCAACGGATAAAATCCCGACTCCGCCGCATACTGCCAGAAATACTCCTCATACGGAATCTCGCTGTAATGCCACGGCTTGTCAAACAGGTTATAATGTATCAGCTTCGGTCTTGCTATATACTCCCCGCCCTTGTTAGGCATAACATTCCATTCCTTATCAAGAAAATATATTTCTTTTGCACACATGGAATTAATATAATCCTGGTCAGGTGCAACACTGTCAAAGTGATATTCAGCCATAAGCTTTAAGAATCTGTCTGCCAGATGAGCCTGTCTTATCTTATCAAGATTCATAAGAAGCACTCCTGAATTGACATATTCATTCCGCTCTATTCCCACTACATTTTCAATGTAATGAGCCAGTATTGTATTCTTTCCTGCAAATGTATCTCTTACTGCACCAAACATTGCATCTCCCATATCAACTGAATAAAGCTTTGCAATGTCATCATTTATTACGGTATCAGAGTCAATATACACAGCTTTATTAAGCTCTGGAAAAAGCTCTGCAATAAATAACCTGAAATATATCGTCAGTGTAAACTCGCCTGAATAAAGCCTGTTTTCCTGTCTGTCAGTAACTGTCTGTCCAAAGCTTTCAGAATATTCGTACATTTTCTTTCTTATATCAACGAATTCAATATCTATGTTTTCATAATCCTTTATCACATTACGAAGCTGAATCATCGTAATATTCTTCACATTATCGCACATAACAATTATGCGGTAACGCTCATCACAAGCCACATGTACAGCCAGCGATTTAAGGCACACTGCCAGATATGGTGCGTACTGTTCATTAATCGAGAAAAACACAGGAATACGTGAAACTGCCATGTACTCTTCATGCTCCCTGTTATAAGAATCCAGAAGCTCATCATATTCATGAAGCCCAAGTATATTATGCATTTTATCAATCTCCCACGGCTTGACTGAAACAGTCCTTATCACTGGAAACACCCGGAAGGTAGTTGTAAAATGCTGAAAAACAGTGTTGTCATGCAGCCTCCTCTGGTCATTAAACTTTCTTCCGCACAGATTAACTCTTGTTGCAAATGTATTAACAGCCGTCTGGTCAGGCATAAACATTTCCTTTCTTATGCACTGTTCACGACATTTCTCCAGAAGCCCGTTCTGTCTTATCATTCTCATATTCATAAGCATTACTCCGGAATTAATGTAACCATCACCGAAAAGCCATCTGCCATAATAATCAGAAACTCCCGCAATCTCTATGCCATCCATATTCTGATGATAAAAATCCCTGAAACCTTTTCTGCACAGCACATCAGTATCCAGATAAAGAACTCTATCCTTTATATCTGTCTTATCAGCAAAAAGGCGCAACATACAGCACGCAGTAAATCTGCTCTGCATATTTGCCTCCGGCAGCTCCTCAACAAAATATCTTGTAACATCAACAAGAAAGACATTTACTTTAATGTCCGATTTATTCAATTTTTCTTCCAGATATTTTGCAAATGCTTTATCAACCGGCTTGTAATTAATACCTTTTTCCCCGTAATCAACCGTGAGAATATATATATTTAACGGTTCATCCACATTTTTTATAAGAGACATTGAAGATAAAAGAATCCCCTTCTGCATCGTTTTATCACCACAATACAATATGTTCATAAATCCGTATCCTTTCTTAAATTATTAAATATGTCTGATTTATCCTCTCTGTATTGATTTTCCCCAGTTTCTTAAGTAAAATACATATAAGTTTTAAACGATAATTAAAGAATTGAGGAATGTTATGATATTTAAGATTTTCAAAAGAGATTTGAAAGGTCTTAGCAGGAATATTCTGGCTTTAGCCATTGCACTTGGTCTGTGCCTTATTCCATCGCTTTACGCATGGTTTAACATATATTCCAACTGGGATCCTTACGCAAACACTGCGTCCGTCCAGATTGCTATTGTTTCTGAAGATGAAGGCTACTCTGAATCTGATGATTCCACTATCAATATGGGAGCACAGATTGTTGAACAGCTTCATTCTAATGATAAATTAGGCTGGCGTTTTCCGGAAACTAAAGATGAAGCCATGAATAAACTGAATGCCGGGAAGTACTATGCCGTTATCGTTGTTGGTGAGGACTTTTCACGAAGCCTGTATGACTTCCTTGACAATGGTCTTAATCCACCAACAGTTACATACTATGAGAATTCCAAGAAAAATGCTGTTGCTTCCAAGATTACAGATACAGGAAAAAGCACTCTTCAGAACACTATCAACTCCGAATTCATTGATGTGTGTGTTAAGACTATTATGCAGGGGCTTAACGAAATAGCTGAAAATGATCCTTCAATCATAGAAAAGACAGTTAAGGACTTACAAAGCATTTCAGCTAATATAAGTTCTTACGACACCATGATTGACATGTTTATTAAGAGTAATTCAAACCTTGCTGATAATCTTGCAGCTCTTGAGGAAGTTCTGCCTGAAATAAAAGATGTTATCACAGGAACTACTGATGTTGCAGACATTGCCAACAAGACACTCGACAACATTACCAATGACATTTATGACCAGATTGACTCTGTACTTAAAGCCATGAATGAATTGGCAGATGACTCACTTAAATCTGTTGATAATGCTGTAAATGCAGCTATAACTGATGTCGGACAGGCTGGTGTTGAACTTAATAATGCCAATAATAAGCTCAACGAACTTATTAATCAGAATAAAGCACTTGAAGATGCCATTGATTCTTTAAGCAAGATAGATGGTATTGATCCGTCTGTTATTACAGCTTTAAAATCTGCACTTTCATCAGTAAATGCTATGGAAAATGTAGCTTATAACCTTGTAAAACAATGTGCTGACATTTTAACTGACTCTCCTGAAACCCTTCAGGTCAAATATCAGTTGATAAAATCAGTTGTTGAACAGTGTCGTTCAGAGATACAAAAAAGTCAGGTTATTATACAGACTGTTATCAGAACTAATGTAAATCTCCTGGAATCATCTGTTAAAAATGCTGTAAGCAGTCTTGCTTCCAATATAAGCAGTACCGGAGACAGCATTAACGGAATAACACAGATGCT includes the following:
- a CDS encoding histidine kinase N-terminal 7TM domain-containing diguanylate cyclase, with translation MNMVYLLLYVIAAMIVGFVMVKTYQEKDRMRRYVIVLLALAMICIVSYSVNFMTDNYNVMSAATSIMMAAQDFLLVSLFIYTTEFARISNKVTKVMTIAAFVIAIIDSVVFIANIFNEIAVKYSLVKCDGIYVLGYEGELWFGIHAVMSMIITACIIAVLVIKCIHIPGAYWGRYIVMAAGLAIIILIKCVFIYKIIDLRFDISIFLYAFIGVMVYWNTFWYSKKNMLTITHAMIIDHMHVPVILFDYEGVLADFNTSMKELFGNLEYDDREQTIDWFFKSKCVPVMAGQNTFQWKLDNKAYDCRIEKLLDDKKRLLGTIIVMQDVTELKRAYTELENMVIYDRLTGVYSMYSFMEHCKSYDGYKGNIAVAVCDIDGLSEINFKYGQKAGNSVLVNVAGVLKKKLKDSAYIARLNEGDFVAVIKNISLKKADIIFAEIEKAVSTECSDDKMKVSMKYGIAMRNSTNGWMMDVVHEAVGRMKGKKDR
- a CDS encoding heavy metal translocating P-type ATPase; the protein is MEQYNVTGMSCAACQARVEKAVSKVPGVESCSVSLLTNSMGVEGTAPTDVIIKAVEAAGYGASVKGAKNSSPSMQEQEDALADKTTPVLKKRLTASVIFLIVLMYFSMGHMMWGWPLPSVLEGNHVAMGLIQMLLTIIIMVINQHFFISGFKGLLHRSPNMDTLVALGSGAAFVWSTYALFAMTDCQVRGDMAGVMHYMDEFYFESAAMILTLITVGKMLEARSKGKTTDALKSLMKLAAKTAVLYADGQETCVPVEQVMTGDIFIVRPGENIPVDGVIIEGNTAVNESALTGESIPVDKQEGDQVSAATLNTSGYIKCRATRVGEDTTLSKIIQMVSDAAATKAPIAKIADKVSGVFVPAVITIAVITTIVWLLCGKDLGFALARGISVLVISCPCALGLATPVAIMVGNGVGAKNGIMFKTAISLEQTGKMQIVALDKTGTITEGEPKVTDIITGDGILQNELLTIAYGLERKSEHPLAKAVVNYVEESGDKNSFAEEVTGFKVVAGNGLKGMLDTNVVAGGNLKFISEYCNVSDDLRNKADDLSSEGKTPLFFARDNELMGIIAVADTIKKDSPHAIKELQNMGIRVVMITGDNERSAKAIGKLAGVDEVIAGVLPEGKEKEIARLKEQGSVIMVGDGINDAPALTRADIGIAIGAGTDVAIDAADIVLMKSRLSDVPAAIRLSKRTLTNIHENLFWAFFYNCIGIPLAAGVWIPVFGWTLNPMFGAAAMSLSSFCVVTNALRLNLIKIYDTGKDHIYKKKSRKNKNKTTKGDMAMTKTMNIEGMMCGHCEAAVKKALEAVDGVTEAVVSHENGTAVVTLSKEVDNDVLKKAVEDKDYKVTAVK
- a CDS encoding heavy-metal-associated domain-containing protein, which codes for MGTAIIIGILAVIVVIAVISSVKHMKGEGGCCGGGGDTVPEEKKILDNPVIAVKTVDIEGMHCENCKNSIERSVNKIDGASCQVNLKKKQATIEVDREIDDADIRIAIERLDFKVTGITTNRMEV
- a CDS encoding metal-sensing transcriptional repressor; the encoded protein is MEKECCCHKTKERDAKEYKDLCNRLSRIEGQIRGIKGMVEKDAYCIDILNQVSAAQSALNSFTKVLLDNHIKSCVVRDIKEGKDDTVEELVKTIGKFMR
- a CDS encoding ketopantoate reductase family protein, producing the protein MKIKSVAVFGAGAVGSYVIWGLSEKKDISLSVIAKGERAERLKAEGCLINGKTYHPEVLTPEEAKGVDLLIVSLKYGALAGALDDIKEVVSENTIVMSLMNGVDSEEIISTKIDKSHIIYSLIKVASHREEKEYVFNPETTIGIIYGEEAAPFESERVAAIRDLFDGTGLNYRVTDCIKEEIWSKYRLNICNNLPQAIIGAGVGCYTDSEHMKAISEGLRKEVEAVALAKGIDMSRCAGTSSRGSAVPPTARYSTLQDIDAGRHTEIDMFSGTMMRMGKELGIATPYNEYTYHIIKALEEKNDGVFDYDENSEAVTYSK
- a CDS encoding lysophospholipid acyltransferase family protein, whose amino-acid sequence is MIGDREQVYENIRTAVSLNQLNSKVEPGDPKLLREDKEALLRHYIDYRTAYGFCVKKYIAEAIFHAGTSAVGLITQVDGLENLSGIRGPAIVTCNHFSPLDPAIVRFAMRKAGFRRISIVNQDSNLAMKGFVGYMQKYADTMPVSSLKWFMETEFPNQIENALDENKLVLIYPEQEMWFNYRKPRPCKRGAYLYAVKFNVPVISLFVEQQVKSIHLHTFRVHVLPVIYPDRQLDERTASLRMQHTDYEQKCAAYVMAYGKKLTYDFEEGDIVGR
- a CDS encoding glycosyltransferase family 8 protein is translated as MNILYCGDKTMQKGILLSSMSLIKNVDEPLNIYILTVDYGEKGINYKPVDKAFAKYLEEKLNKSDIKVNVFLVDVTRYFVEELPEANMQSRFTACCMLRLFADKTDIKDRVLYLDTDVLCRKGFRDFYHQNMDGIEIAGVSDYYGRWLFGDGYINSGVMLMNMRMIRQNGLLEKCREQCIRKEMFMPDQTAVNTFATRVNLCGRKFNDQRRLHDNTVFQHFTTTFRVFPVIRTVSVKPWEIDKMHNILGLHEYDELLDSYNREHEEYMAVSRIPVFFSINEQYAPYLAVCLKSLAVHVACDERYRIIVMCDNVKNITMIQLRNVIKDYENIDIEFVDIRKKMYEYSESFGQTVTDRQENRLYSGEFTLTIYFRLFIAELFPELNKAVYIDSDTVINDDIAKLYSVDMGDAMFGAVRDTFAGKNTILAHYIENVVGIERNEYVNSGVLLMNLDKIRQAHLADRFLKLMAEYHFDSVAPDQDYINSMCAKEIYFLDKEWNVMPNKGGEYIARPKLIHYNLFDKPWHYSEIPYEEYFWQYAAESGFYPLLIKQRKQYGDNEKKADRENLKKLLARAENIADGDGVKFSDVVGSRFVVDSGFVKDSSDAAK
- a CDS encoding YhgE/Pip domain-containing protein; this encodes MIFKIFKRDLKGLSRNILALAIALGLCLIPSLYAWFNIYSNWDPYANTASVQIAIVSEDEGYSESDDSTINMGAQIVEQLHSNDKLGWRFPETKDEAMNKLNAGKYYAVIVVGEDFSRSLYDFLDNGLNPPTVTYYENSKKNAVASKITDTGKSTLQNTINSEFIDVCVKTIMQGLNEIAENDPSIIEKTVKDLQSISANISSYDTMIDMFIKSNSNLADNLAALEEVLPEIKDVITGTTDVADIANKTLDNITNDIYDQIDSVLKAMNELADDSLKSVDNAVNAAITDVGQAGVELNNANNKLNELINQNKALEDAIDSLSKIDGIDPSVITALKSALSSVNAMENVAYNLVKQCADILTDSPETLQVKYQLIKSVVEQCRSEIQKSQVIIQTVIRTNVNLLESSVKNAVSSLASNISSTGDSINGITQMLLGVSDISININTTLESTKTLLDSLNSKLSVISGSVGDISSSSTYKLIMDFINSDAESIASFLSEPVQVEEIYVYMQTNYGTSVTPFYTTLALWVGGIVLVALMKVKVDYEDDEFKDATEHQKYIGRALLFLAMGQLQALVVVLGDLYILKIDCTHPFMLWLAAAITSFVFTLFIYTLVLTFGDLGKAIAVVMIVLQIAGSGGTYPIELLPEFFQNVYLYFPFPYAINAMREAISGLYQCDYAVFLVKLCAYAVISLILGLGIRKSLLEVREFFERRMKETHFM